A segment of the Mercenaria mercenaria strain notata unplaced genomic scaffold, MADL_Memer_1 contig_4547, whole genome shotgun sequence genome:
cctattgatttttgggggcCCCAAATGTCAAGGGCAAGGGCACAGGGGGCCCCGAActttaaaaccatttccgatcaaaaactaaGAACCACTTGggcccagaattttgaaactttaaaagggTGATTGGCAAATAGAGACCCcctaatttaaatttttggggccctcccctcaaagggcaaggtcacagggggccccaacaaggaaaaccattttttatcaatttaaaaagaGAAAACCCTTTGGccccaaaaatgttgaaaactttataggatgaattttaaaaatgcaaaatagatgacccctaaacGAAATTTGGGgtaaaacccctttaaaaatcaaggcacaggggccttaacaaaaaaaaacccctttctGGGCATAACTTGAGAAAAACCCCTTGACCCccgaatgttttaaaaattaataggGTATTGGTCATgcaaaagtagatgaccccttaaaAGATTTTTAGGCCCCTCTGTGAAAAATTTAAGGGCACAGGggccgaacattgaaaacccaTTTCCGGTCAGAAAAAttaaaaaccacttgacccagaattagAAAAAATTTATAGGTGATTGGAAGCAGATAATACCCCTAACGATTTTTTGGGCCCccctgttaaaggtcaaaggGCCCCAGGGGGCCcgaaaaatggaaaaccatttccaaacaataacttgaaaaccctCGACccagaaagtttaaaaatttaaaaggatgATTGTTCAAAGCAAAAGTAAATGACCCCCCATTGTTTTTTGGGGGCAAATCCATTAAAAGGGCAAGggcacagaggcctgaacattgataacccgtttttgatcaataacttgagaaacccCCTTGACCAAAATTTGAAACTTCTTTGGAAGAATTTAACATGCAGAAAGGGTACCCCAAATTTATTTTGGGGGCCCTCAAATTAAAAGGGCCCAAGGCACAGGCctgtttattaaaatcaatttttttaaaaaccctttaaaccACTTGACCAAATATGTTAAACTTAATAGGGCGTCGGGGGCATGCagaaatagatgacccctatttaaattttttgggcaCTTTATCAAAGGAAAAACACAGGACCAAAAAGTGACTTGGGGAACCACAAAGGCCCAAAAGTTTGAAAATAGCGGGGTGacggacatgccaagtagatgatcccaaaTTTCACCAACCCTCAGTGTccctttgactttcgctccttaAACCCCCCCattacttcttgcctataggactttgcattgggggagacatgcgcttttttacaaaagcattttctagttaagtattgttgaaaaagggcgttaaacccaaaacaaacaaacaaacaaattaataatcaaaATGTTGTATTAAATTGAAAGTTGCTGCAGAAAATTTAATTGGGTATAAAATATTTGGTATTTTTGGTATAATTTCAGTGCCCGGGGATATCCCGGGGAAGAACTGTGTTGGGTTCTCGTTGACAACTGAATGTGATGGTCGGTAAAGAATAAACAGTGGTTCTTCAAGGGTCAAGGAAGCCAATCCAAATGTCTTCGACATTGGGCTGTGTGTGTCATCTGGCTAACCAACTGTGCCAGAAAGCAGTAAAGGGACCCTAGCTCTACCAGTGGATGTTTTTACTGACTGAGGTGTTCACCACTTTCGGAGAAGGTAAATACaccaaaattaaaaacttaaatttaactCACACCAGCTTATTTTGACAGAAGTGATGGaaagtttaatataaatatttataggtGGGTACAGAGATCATGGCTCTATGGTGCTTAAACCACAACCTCATGTTTGAACAGCAGACACCATACCAAATTCAAGCGAATGTTTAGTGGATAAAAAGCTATGGAAAGTTGAAGAAAGTTCAAATTTTACATACATTGTTTGCAACTATTTCACTTTCAGTACAAAACCCCCAAGAGGCCTACAAGGAGTTCCTTGAATTCACCAACACCGATGCATTGAAGATCATCCGTCACTCCCAAACACGATGGCTGTCTCTTGAGAAGTGTGTGTCTCGGTTTCCCTTCACCCGTGGTCAGCTCTAAAGTCATACTTTTACCAGCCATGAAGATGTTGAGAAGTCCGGTAGAGTGAAACGTGTATCAGACTGGCTGAATGATCCCCTGATGTGGCTCTACTACCGGGTTCCTGGAGTTTTTTGCTCCCCTTCATGAATGAGTTCAACGTTATGTTTCAGGtaaagcatttaataaaaaagatgtaaaattaAATCATTAATGATATGACACATGTATATTGTATACATTATAAGTAAGCATTTCATGTGTGAAATTTTGCCTTAAAAGTGaagaaattattacaaacatgaaatgtattttttaatggTAAGTTAATTGCATTATCTTCCTTAACAGGGTGGTGAATCCATGATTGGCTACCTCCACACCGAGATGACTAGACTGCTTCGAAAGTTGATGGGGCGCTTCACAACCACGGAAGTTATCCGTGATGCAACAGATCTCCCCAAGGTACCCTTCCAGGTTCGGGAAAACCAACATGATGATGAGAGACTAGCTGTTGGCTGGCGTGTTAGAGAATACCTCGACAACAGTGATGTGTCCACAGAGATAACAAAGAAATTCTTCAGGTAGTTGCttctttagaaaaaaagtggGGTTTTTTTGCAGATCATGACTTCATAAATACACAACTTTTTCAGTTAGGCTTATAaatgtttacatcttgcaatagcTATTTTCATTCCTATTTTTCTCACTTCAATATAAATGGATGACTGTTGCTTAAATACATGTTATGGTATATTTCAGTGATGTGCGGGTCTTCTATGAGAAGATGGTTGCTACTATGGTTGCCAAGTTCCCATTCAAAGATGCTACCCTTCAATCACTCAGCTTCTTAAAACCAGACCTAAGGGATACTAttaaagctttgaaatttattttaagctGCAGAATATTTTAAACAGCCTATCAGCAGTTTCCAAGAAAGATACATTTTGTTAAAGAGTACATTTAGCTACTTTTGATAAAGCAGCAACATTTAGTCATTTCCTTGAAGGGGATGCAATGAAGATGGaacaaacatttttgttgatAACTTTAATTCATTATTCAATTTCTTTAACTGAAACATAAATGCTAAATATCAATCTTTCTGTTGCAGTTGCCAATCTGTTTGACCGGTTTGCCCATTTGGTTCCGTGCATGACAGAAGACGCCTGGTTGGGGAGCATGGGGAAATTACCTTCTTATCCCTGATCATGAACTGCCAAAACAAGATCACTTAGAGACGTACTGGGTTTCGTTgggaaatgaaacttcacactgGACGGGAGAGGTTTCGTGAACTCAGTAAGATAGCGAAATTTCTCCTTCTGTTACCACAGCAATGCTGAATCAGAGCGATCCTTCAGCATACTGGGGAAGATCCAGGCTGACAGCAGGAGCAACCTAGCTCAAGAAACCAATTCAGAACTTGATGTCTACTAAAATGAACAACCTTTCTGTATGTTCCACTTCGTCCATCTAATGAACTGATTAGGCAGGAAAGGCAGCTTGTACAGAATACAATCATAAGTGAAGATTTTTGATACAGGAAAGTGATATGTATTCAAAAAAGTGATAATGATAATGACACAAGAAAGTGATATTTTATTAAGAAATTTTAAGTGATTTAAAGTGATATTGATACAGGGCAGTGACATGATATGTCCAGATATTTTGTTACTTGttgttaaaatataataattgtattttgttggtattttgaagtaaatatatgtaaaagtacaataaaaaataataaaacatgttggattttttgtctaaaaatgtGCGCTCACGCGCTTAaattatgtcgataaaaaacctccagttttgagaccccaactccagctgaaaaatgacaaacctccagttttgggattctgaacttatcacatatATGCATGAGCTTCGGTCATgaagtgttttaaaggaatacacctttgcttttcaacttagccatgctcgatggatcaacagacttaaaaacataattctaaTGCTTCtaaaccttattgtatttacatatgtatgaaaatatcaaccgactgtagaacaatgttcagaaaacagttAATATCAGTAAGAATATCTATCGATTAGCCCGAAGaaacgggcaaaaaccttacagcggattaatctgtctttcagtgaaaatggttagtctgatatttttgcaagctctggaatacgtggtttcaacctaaaaatgtCATAAGTTTATAATGCTGACAAATGCACTACCCAAGCTGGTAAACAATGTCCTTCAACGACAAAATACCTATAGCACAGAACAGAAttgagaaaaattaaaatttaactagaatgtgtctgtaggacacagggtgtgccctccactggtacatttgtcacaaataagtggcaataattcaaatgtttgcagtcttaatggggtatagtctcaacaaacattttataaaaaggattcattattctaggcgctatatatactttttgagctatgagcatcacaaacaaaaaatccactattttggctatttcaagggccataactctgtaagaagagctaagattctcaagaagaatgccaagtgtgcaaggtcacatcacgataaagactccagcagggtttcctgaatttacatcaaatactttttgagctaggtatataattaggt
Coding sequences within it:
- the LOC128553963 gene encoding uncharacterized protein LOC128553963, which codes for MNEFNVMFQGGESMIGYLHTEMTRLLRKLMGRFTTTEVIRDATDLPKVPFQVRENQHDDERLAVGWRVREYLDNSDVSTEITKKFFSDVRVFYEKMVATMVAKFPFKDATLQSLSFLKPDLRDTIKALKFILSCRIF